The Pararge aegeria chromosome 21, ilParAegt1.1, whole genome shotgun sequence genomic sequence tcgcttagcggcacgtctttgtaggtagggtggtaactagccacggcctaatcCTCTCTCCGGACGAGGCTAGAGaaactgaattttctctcgttaATAGTTAATTATGAATTCTCAAACTGCCGGGACTTCCTGCTGAAATTCTAAGCGTTCACTGTTGCGCCTTGTTGGTGAAGAAGTATGAGtctgtaggtacttaataaatgGGACTTTGTTAGATTGATATCTTAGTAGCGAACTAGTGCCATATTAATAAGCTATCATCGAGTTAAGCTAAGCATAGATTGAAAGATACTTGAGATCCTTTTCTTTGTTTGATGAAAGTTTATCAACATGGGATTTTCTCGAACTTTGCTTACttgaaaaaatctaaatcgaaCATTAGAAAGTTTTTCCatagtttatttagtttaggAATTTATAGAATAGGCTGAGATTAATCTAACCATAAtacaatttagttatttttttaattaaatcataagtttacatttttacagactcttaaattttaatgtgcGCTTAAAGTGTAAGATAAGTTTAAAAATCAAGCCACTTACGTTGTCATATTTTAACCCTTCTCAAAAATAACTGTATTTAGATAAAACGTAGAAACCATTTGTATTCACGTGAAATTATGTTAAACCAATTAAATAGAACCACCACCccaactacatacgaataccaGTTAAACAATCTTACTTTCAAAACTCAAGTAGATTTTCACGTGAAGCttctacttacttacttacagtgctttgatcatgtagagatactTCGAGCTCCAACCGCTGAGTATCTCCAAGGTTCCTCACTAGGCTTGTCAGTGGTGGATACTATGATGACTTTGTGATATACCTCCTCAAGATTATCCACCAGCTCTCagtgttttattgtttgtacaAGGACAAATGTATTTGGGATACGTGACAATACTTAAGATGTAAGTGAATCATTTTCTTCTAGTGTGGAAGGTGAGTCATAATCAGTATTTATAGAAGGCATGCTTTTAAACTTTTTCTGTCTATGACATGATTgtatttgactgcaatcttgtGTACGCATGCATGATTCACATTTGTTTTCTGTGTTCAATCTACTGTTAGCGGTTGCCCACCTGGCTGTTACCACGCTACGCCATATTAAATGCTGTGACGTCTCTAGAAGATTCATTATATAGAGttgcttaaatacaaataatttgctttatataattcgtaataattctaatctaaatatttaaaattttccaaaTAGATTAATAACTTTGTAGTTTGTGAAATAGCTAACCggaaactgatattataaaatattattctttgttcgttttgttgtcaactttgtaaacggtacctgagccgcatacaagtagaagcattaccttctcaagcattcattctgAATCAAGCAATTGTACggggaaactctgctcgattatgtgtcaaatttaataagtgaaaatagtattattcaaAGTCCTATCCTCACGTTCTCCGACACTACTAATCTTACTATAGGTTACTTATccaaattaacaattattcattgtaaagtcaacatctcctgaggatgctccggtttcggagcgaaacgtgcgtagagatctgtatggtatggagtataagtattaaagaaataataaattataccaaacagattctcctgtttttcggactatagcaaattaagcttataagCTCATTCGTCGCGTACGGGTAGTTCGATTCGGACgtttataatgtaatgtaatgttatcTAAGCCGCTGGCCCAAATTATAAGATATGGCGGGTcaagtaataattaatgaattctTGACGTTTGTTCAAAACAAAATAGATGTGTTAGACGAATTGAGTATAGTGCAAATTTGTGCCACCAACTTTTTGGATGCGGAAATTGAAGCTGGAAAGAGTACTCTGTACAGTGCGTGTGGTGACAAAGTACGTATTGTACAAAGAAAAGGAGATGACAAGAAGAAACGCAACATAAAAGATGTCATCAAATTACTGAAAGAAGTGGACCCTGATGCACAACCGACTTTCGTTGCCAAAGACCTGAACCGGTTGCCACCGGTCTCTTTTGACTATGTCGATGTAACTCGACTTTTAAAAGACATGACGACCATGAAGACAGAACTCTCCGAGTTTCAGATGAGAATGAGCACGGAAATAGTTGATTTGCGCAACTCGTTTGAGCAACAAACGTTTAAGTGCAAGGAGGTTGGTCCGCTGCATATATCGCCCGATAAAACAAAATCGCTACCGCTTACGCCCGAACCATACGCAAAGAAGACATGCCCGACAAAACCGGTTGAGACGATGTACACGCCGACGTACAGAGACATTGTGCATAAGGCACCGCGCTCTCGACGTGCTAAAACTACCCGTATTCATAGTGGTCAGACGGATGGGGATCGTGTACTAGTTGATAGCAGGCTAAAGTTAAAATCGAATGAGGTAGTTAAGGGACAATTACCTGTATGCGATGACGATTTTACTTTAGTTATGAATAAGAAAcgcaaacataaaattaataacttgcGAGGGACATTAGAAAGTTTTGGGAAGATAAGGGTGGTAGAATCACAATGTTCAATTTATGTCTCACGAGTTATGAAGTCTGTTACTGAAGCTGATATTAACGACCATATTACGGACAGGGGCGAACAATGTAGTAAGGTCGAATTGCTTAAGCAGTTCCAAGAAACATCGTTCAACTCATTTAAAGTAACCATACCTACCAGTAAATTAGAGACATTCCTGAATCCCAACTTTTGGCCCGCTGGACTGGTTTACCGTCGTTATCGAGAACGCAGATTTCCCACCGtctttaaataatcatttaatggACAGAGCTAACAAcctatcaataattaaaatggtCACGTTCAACTGTAGAAGTATAAAAAGATCCATAGAACAAGTAAGATCCTTGTGTCAGTTTGCTGATATTGTGGCGCTACAAGAAACGTGGCTTTTACCTCACGATCTTGGTTTCATCAATGAAATTAATGACGAGTTCGGATGCTTTGCCAAATCTTCTGTCGACACCTCCTCGGGCGTTCTAAAGGGGCGGCCATACGGTGGCTTAGCGCTGATGTGGAGGAAATCAGTATTTCCCAGTGTTACTTTAGTAGACTGCACTAGTGATAGATTGGCCGCAATTCAAGTTAACTTGGATTGTcgtcaatttttgattttgagcGTTTATCTGCCTACAGACTCTGAAGAGAATCTGATTGTTTTCACGGATTGTCTTGCCAATATATCTGCGCTAATAGATGACAGTAACGCTGAAACCGTATATGTtttgggggatttcaacgctcACCCTGGGGCCAGATTTGGGGAGGAACTTAAACAATTTTGCTTAGATCACTCTTTGATATGTGTGGATAGAGAACTTCTTTCGGCCGATACACACACGTACGTAAGTGATGCACACGGAACCAGGAGATGGCTTGATCATTGTGTCGTTACTTGTGCTGCACGTAATACTGTTAAATCTGTTCATGTGGAATATGGTGTGTACTGGTCTGATCATTTCCCAATAGTTATTACTTGTGAGATGGACACGGTGATTCGTAAAGTTATTTTAACCAACGCGGACTCCCTACAGGGAATAAAGTGGGGTCATAGACGGGATgaccaaattaaattatatacaaaatactgcTGTGATAAATTAAGTTCCTTATATTTGACTAGTCATTGTGATAATTGTCGATCTTATAATTGTAACcaacatttttgatttttataataatattgtatctaCACTACAGTCTGGCGCTAAAAACAGCGCGGACATTCCGAATGGTGCACTGAAAAGGCCTAAGAAAATCTTTGGGTGGAACTATCACGTAAGAGAGTGTCATCAAATGGCAAAATTGTATTATGGATGGTGGAGCTGTAATGGTAAGCCTAGTACCGGTGAACTTTATAACAACATGATTGAAAGCCGtaaggtatttaaaaacaaactgaaGTGGTGTCAAAATAATgaggaaaaaattaaattagacgCGTTAGCAATGCACAGGACagataaaaatttcattaaattttggcGTACTACAAAGTCT encodes the following:
- the LOC120633403 gene encoding uncharacterized protein LOC120633403, coding for MAGQVIINEFLTFVQNKIDVLDELSIVQICATNFLDAEIEAGKSTLYSACGDKVRIVQRKGDDKKKRNIKDVIKLLKEVDPDAQPTFVAKDLNRLPPVSFDYVDVTRLLKDMTTMKTELSEFQMRMSTEIVDLRNSFEQQTFKCKEVGPLHISPDKTKSLPLTPEPYAKKTCPTKPVETMYTPTYRDIVHKAPRSRRAKTTRIHSGQTDGDRVLVDSRLKLKSNEVVKGQLPVCDDDFTLVMNKKRKHKINNLRGTLESFGKIRVVESQCSIYVSRVMKSVTEADINDHITDRGEQCSKVELLKQFQETSFNSFKVTIPTSKLETFLNPNFWPAGLVYRRYRERRFPTVFK